Within the Miscanthus floridulus cultivar M001 chromosome 2, ASM1932011v1, whole genome shotgun sequence genome, the region gttttagtttttttattattttatcatgtatctagacatagtatatatctaagtgcataaaaaaaactacgtatctagaaatgccaaaatgtcttatagttTGGAATGGAGAGAATAATATTTTCCAATAGCGAAGGCCGATTCAATACATTTCTTTTTCATTCACCTTATCCTTACAGAAAGTAATTTCCTTTTAAGTTATTTCATTTATCTTAATAATCGTATACATTGATACTCAACTTTACATTGAATACTTAGATGGATACAGTTGCCCAAGCCCAACAGTTCAATTCAAATTATGAAGCTTTTGTCTTTCCTCATAGAAACTCAGCATCTTGCAATGGCATAATATTACTCCCTTCGATCAGTAATTTCTATGCATGGATATCTATAACTCCAAAAGGGTAAGGGGTGTAGTCATGGTTGAAACAGAAGAGCCACAGTTCACTAGAAATCCATGATACCTTATAAGTGCATTGCTAGAGAGGGATTAAGTGATTACCATACCACAGTCTGGATGTGGACAGACAAAATCCTTCTCTTCAACTTGAAGATATCAACAAATTTCTGCCAGATAGAACAACTAAGTAGTTATTAGGGTCTACAATGACAATTTGAAAGTTCTCGGCATATAATATATGACATGTGGTTATAAGCATTTAAGATAAGACAGGGCAAAAGGGCTGAAAAGTTGAATGTATAGTTTTTGTTTAGGGTTTCGTAGTATGATAGGTAGCATCAAATTCAGTTATGATTTTCTTTGCTCAGTACGATAGAAGCAAATCTTAGGAAAAACAATACAATTATAATCTTACTGGATAGGTACATCCTGAGTGGTAGACATATTCAGTTGAAAATACAATTATTAATTTATGCTGTAGTTTTGACAGAATTAAAATCAAGCAAGAGCATTCAAATTCTACATCTCTATATAAATTCCAAAGCCTATGCAAAACTCCAAAAAATATACTTAATAATCTATTGGATTTAACCACATTGAAGTCCAGTTTCTCAGCCTTTGTTTACCGTGCACATCATGCATCGGCAGTAGTGGCAAGCCCATGAACCTTCTGGAACCTGAAATCAGACAGCAGCATTAGCAAGCATTGATTTATTCAGACAAACAGACAGACCACATCATCGATTCAGATTTCAGAAACTTTGGTGTTGCATACATACCTTCAGAGCAGCTCCCTTTGATGAGGAACTTCCACATTCCTCCATCTGAACTTACTAGCATAGTCTAATCTCTCCATATAGCTTATGTCAAATGCCTTTTTCAGATCAGCAATCAGCAACATGTCTTTCTTCTCAACCAAATCTTTTCCAGGCTTACTACATTAACTTTATGCAGTAGCATAAACTGTGTTTTTTGGTCCTTTAATTTTGTTCGTTTGCCTTCTTCGCTGTTCTATATATATACACAATAGGTCTTCCCTTCGGCAGCTCATCTCAgtggacaggaggaggaggagcacaaCAGCTGCATTTGACCAACGGGTAAGCAGTTTAGCAGCAAGCTGCTAAGGTTCAGTCTTCATGTCCTGAACCGTCACTTTCTTGCTTTTCTAACCAATCAAGTAAACAAGACCTGTATATCCATAGAACAACTTATTCCTATTAGTGCTTGGTTCATGCATCAGTTACACTATCACGTGACTTACTGTCATTAATTTACTGGTTTTGAACGTTTTTTATCTGAATGAAATAGAACCATGTTGTGCCGAGTCTTATGATTACTCTGGCTATATAGACATGTCCAAACCTTTGGTACCTTAACATTTGGGCACGGGTACTAAATATTTTTGCTCACTGGAACATTATTTGGGCATCAGTACTGATTTCTTTTTCACTAGAGTAGCAGCTCATTCTGCATCAGTACTGATATTTTAGCTGCCTCTAGGTAACTAGAGTTTTGCTTTACTAGAGGTGAGCAAACAAAACCTCACACATCAACTGATACCACTGAAGTGAAGCTTGACAATACATTCTGCTTAGCTTTGCCATAGCCATCAACAAGGTGCTAGAGCAGACTATCCCTATTGTCAGTGTACTTGCTGGAACCAATGTTTTCACATTGTCAATTATATATAGAACTATCTGGAGCCACAGCTAGATTAAACATTAAGAGCAACTCCACCCGAACAAGAAAAGAGATCCCATTTTTCTATATTCTTGCATAAAGACGGTTGAAGTGCAAAAACATAACTCCATCAGATTTCCTTTCCAACCTCCTTTTCCTATTTTTTTCCTCAATTAAGAAAATCCCTCCCTCAATCCCTGAAAGAAAGGGGACAGCAACTTAATCCCCTTTCCCTTAACCTCTCAAGCTAGGCCACCACACACGCACTGGAGATGGCCACGGTTGCGCCAAACCATTATTCccggaccaagagaacgtgggCTGCCACTCCGTTGTGTTGTGCGAACGAGAACAGTTGTAGTGCTTTGCAGGCGGGTGAGCAAGCGCTCCCACTACCGTGGTGTGCGGGCGAGCTGCCACCACTCCGAGAGATTAGGGAGAAAAACAAGAGAAGCAAAGATAGATCTCAATAGGGATTAAATTGGTCATCTATTGTTCTCTGGGGCTTATGGAGTCTTAGAAACAGGAAGAAGATAGAAAAGGTGTTCTCAAAATCATCTAATGAAGTTTTTCATAAAATCTTTCGCTTTGTTCAGAAATGGCACATTCTTATGAATGTACAAGATGCAAAGTACTTGGACGACAAGATCCACAAGCTGAAAAAATGGTTGACGGTCTTCTAGAAGCGAACTGAGAATCTTCGAGTGTTATCTCCGTCAAATTAAAGAAAACAAAGATTAAATTGGTTGGTGATTAAAATGTTTCTGGCTTAAAACTTTGTCTCTCGTTAAGAATAGGTGGTGACACAATCAACGcaaaatgtttggtttctacgGGGAtgtctaaaatttctgtcacatcgaatgtttggacacatgcatggagtattaaatatagactaattacgaaactaattgcacaacttgtgactaatttgcgagacaaatcttttaagcctaattagttcaagatttgacaacgtggtgctatagtaaacatatgctaatgacggattaattaggtttaaaaaattcatctcgtaaattagcctccatctatataattgattttgtaattaatctatatttaatgcttcttattagtatctaaatatttgatgtgacatgaattttaggagaaCGCCGCCTAATCCGCACGGGAAGCAACGCCCGCGATCCAATCATCCAACAGCGAGATGACGCCGAAACGCAGGCAGATACTCATTGGAAACATGCGTGAGGCGAGACCCTTGGGCCTTGGATCACACACGCAGCACAGGGTGGAGCGAGCAAGGAGACAAGGAGCTAGAGACGCGTGAACTCCCAGGTAGGATAGTTGTACTACTCGTATTCTTGTCcgccggcagcagcagcagcagtagcagtagaAGGGCGGTCGACATACGTAGAACACGAGCACACAGGCCCATGGCTGGGGATCGGGGCGCCGTCGGCCTCCGCGCCGTGATCTCCCGATCCCGATGGGTGACCGATCGAAGGCGGGTTGAGCAAGCAGCCTCGGTGTGAGGGAAAGAAGGAAACGTCAGGGCCTTTCGATCGATCGATACTCCTCGATCCCTTTTGCTTTCTCGGCTGTCTGTCTTCTCGAGATCGATGCCAAACCGTAGCACTCCTCCTTCGTcgacagaaaaataaaaaaaaaatgagGAGGCTGCGTCGGTACTCCGTACTACTCGGTGCGTTCTGCGCGGGTGGTGTGTCCAATTTTCTCACGAGAAAGCTGCGCGCATGCTCAGTTCAACGTCACTGTTCACGTCGCCAGTTTTGTTTCTCCCGTTTCAGTAGCCCGAGAGCCTTGTGGCTTCTTCTTTTGCTTTTGGCATCATTTTTATTTTAAGCAGTTAACGCGCCCTGTTCAGTACCCGGCCCGCTGAACACTgaccatccatatccatctgtACGCCTGCTCTGGTCTAATGGGCGTGGGCGGCAGAGGCAGAGCACCACCGCTTCGCTCTGCTCTGCTCAACAGCTCAACTCACCAGCCTACTCGTCCTAGGAGTAGTGCCAAAAGGGTTCATGATGATGGTATTGGCTGGCATGATTTCCCTTGGCTCGCAAGTCGTCGGCTGTCACGGCAGAGCAAGGCAAGCTCCCATGGTGATCCCCGTGATGATGCGCTCTCGTGATAGGGGCACAAGACACGCCGTgctcagcccccccccccccccccccccccccctaatacTGTACAGTACTACTTTACAAGAGAACTGTTACGACGACGACAGTGCTTAGCTTTCTTTGCTTCCCTTTCTTTTCGCTTTGGTAGTACGGTGATGCTCTACTTGCTGCCGAGCTTAGCGGTGATCATGTAGCGCAGTAGCAGCGTTGGGCAATCAAACTTTGCATATAAACTTTGCGTAGTAGAATAGAATATGCGTACTCGCTCCATCCCATAAAAATGACATTAAAGAATTTGCAGCACAAATTAAGGACTTGAATACCTCTTCAAAATACTAGTGAACAATGATAAATAGTGTCAAACGGTGTCCGATAGTACTTTTCTTCGCTCTATTCATttagcttgtttggcttataaaccgtattttttcagccaatgaacaatatttttctctcacaccaaattagccaatagtactttcagccatggcttatcagccaaacaagcccaaacgaacagggcgcttATCTCCCGGCAAAATTTAAATGCTACAAGATCTTATTTTTATGGGACGGAAGGAGTTCTTCATAATTGATCCATCTCCTCCTCGGTGTGCAAATTGGTATCCCCCTTCCTAAAAGCGTCTCTAAGAGATTAGCCAAATTATTTTCTAAATGTAAATTTAGTTATTATTGAAGGAAAAACGTCTGCAACAGACTCtgtaaatgactctccaaatttaGTAGCTCTTCGTCACACCTAATTCGCTCTTTATTTTTGGATATCCTACCTCGCTAGCCATCCTGCCTTGTGTTTACAGAGTCTGTTGGAGTACTCTAGATTTTTTTGTCAAATCTATTTTACAAAGTAGCTAAATCAGTAAATTTGGCTAGTGTTTTTGGCGtatctcttggagatgctttaaCCCTGAAACAGTTTCAAAAATTTCAAATTCCCGTCTAATCACAATGACCAGATCAGAAAGACACTCTTGCTGTGTTTGCATGCTCCTGAGGCCATTAAAATGGTCGTTTCAGGTCCCTTGGACATCTATTTGAATTTGAATACCACAATTTCCTGACCCTTTTTTCAATTTTCCATTTCTTCGAATGTGATAGGCACCTTCTAGTGCATACTCGTTGAAGTAATTTTTGTggcatttctttctttcttgtttttttttccttgaaCAAAACTGTGGCATTTCTTTACCGTGGAAGCTATATGGTGGGCTTTCAAAATTTCACAAAAGTTAGTGCCTTCTTACTTTATATGTAAGCCAGTACAAGAAAGAAAACCATTTAAGTGATACATTTATCACCAGAGCATTTTATAACAGCAGCTAATACACAGCTTCCAAAGTCCTGAAAAGGAGAACAAAATGCCACCAaaaccaaaaaaaagaaaagaaaagagacaaCTTTACagttcaccccctctagctattttAAATCAAACTAGCCTCTGCAACTCCGACCATGGCTGACGTACCCAAACGGGCGGCGACGGACAAGTCCAATGTCGTGCGCAAGCCCAGCTCCAGTCGTCCCGTACACCGGAAGCTCGTCCTCGCACGTTCTACGGTAACCGGAGCCGCCGTTCGCCGGAGCGAGCGCCGCGAAGTTCTCCAGCTCGAACAAGTCGGAGCTCGCGTCGCTGCTCTCCTCGCCGCCGTCGCTGCCCTCCACTTCGACCACCGGGAATCGCCTGCAGCCAGCCGCGGCCGCGGCCACAGCCACCTCGCCTTCGATGTCCAAGAACCGAACGGTCCTGCTCCGGCGGCTGTGgaccgcccgcgcccgcgccgccctcGCCGACGGTGGTGTCTTGGCGAGGCAGGGGCGCGCGCTGGATGGCGCCGTCGAGCACGCCGGCTCGTCGTCCGCCCGAGCAGGGTGTTGCCGCGCGGAATGCCGCTTGCCGAAGAAGATGGCGTTGAGCAGGCTGGCGAGCCGCGCGCCGGGAGAGGCCGGCCTGCGGCTGCGGCAGCCGCCGCTGGCGGGGTCGGCGGACGGCTTCCGCGCCCTCCTCGCCGCCGTGCCAGGCGGGGCCGGCTGCTGCTTCTCCGCGGGAGCCACCGAGGCCGGCCCGACAACGCCGCCAGAGGTGCGGATGgggcggaggcggcggagggaGTACTCGACCTCGGACGACGAGAAGTAGCCACGGCCGGAGGAGCAGTCGTCCGCGGGCGACGGCGCCGCGCGCGCCACCCGGTGGCTGGCGGCCAAGGAGGGCTTGTAATAGTAGTAGTAATGCTGAGCCGCCTGCTGCTGCTTCTTGGCGCTGCCAGGCGTTGGTGCCGCGGCACGCTCCGCCGCTGCTGCATGTGCCTGACCGCCGGCTTGCTCGTCCAAGGAGTCGCAGATGGCGTCCAGCAGCGTCGACGAGAAGGACGGCTGGCCAGGCCGCCGACTCGGCCTCTCCCGCGCCGGCGCCCACCTCTCCATTGTTGGCGCGTAGTCGAGAAGAgcaaagcagagcagagcagagcagcgtGCGGCGCAGGGCAATGATGATATAGGCGGGCTAGCTAGCGATGGAGGGGACAACGGAGCTAGCTAGAAAGCGAAGGGGCCGGGGCAGCAATGGCGGGCGCGCGTGTGAGTCGGGGGAGTGGAGTAGAGTGGAGTGCGGGCGTGCGGGGTGAGGGGATCTTGTTGTCTGGGTGTCCCTCTCTCTGCTCTGGTCCCTGCCCTGCTCTGTCCTTGATGCTTCGATTCCTTCCGGCTGCCGCCTCTCTTTCCCTTTAGCTTTGTCGGCGCCAGCACCAGGAACGTGCCACTTGCCTATCACTGCTGCCCTGCCGCCCAGCGATTTACCGTTTTACCTAAATATAtactccttttttttttcttttggcacTACTCGTCGTTTTTTTATGTAACTGGAGGGGCCAAAGCCCCTACAGGAGATTTATTAAAAGACAGAAGCACAAAGATTACAATAAAACAGCACagcaagaaacaaaaaaagagagaaagaaaatgaaGAAACTATATAGAAGTCTGGTTAAGGCCAACTCTGAACTGAATCCATTGATTATATCGCCGTGAGATGTTTTCCATTGATTCTCTGTTGAAGATAACTTGCTACTTTGTAAGTTTGGTCCTATTCCTCTGAAAATTAATGACATCATTCCTAGCCCCCCAAATAGTACAGCACAGCAAGATGACAGCAAGGAAGAATTCTAAATTTATTTGATCTTTGATGTAAAGGATTACTTCTGGGAAGCTTAATTGTGGCTGAATACCTAAGTTTAAAAATTCCCCAGCAGGACCTAGCAAAGGGGCATTCCAGGAAGAGGTGTTGGAGTGTTTCCTCTGTTGCTAGTTGACAAAGTTCGCAGTTATATGTCTCCAAGTGCATGTTTTTCCTCCTAAGAGGCTGTTTGGAGGCTATTTGTGTACAGTGCACAAGATATTAGAATCGGAAGATAAATACAGGTGAATAAAACTACGAAGCTCCCAATCAGGGCCTAATGATATTCCTCCTAAGCAACCAAAAGAAGATCTTGTGTTTTGGTTGGCAAATTGTTTTTCCACAGCCATCTAAAAGAAGGGTGGATTTGGTGCTGTCCAATCAACCTCTTATAAATCTTTTTTTGCAGATAAAAGATTTGATCCCATGTATATCTCCACAAGTCATTCTCCTCATTTACATTCAGATCTTCCAGGTTTCTTCTCAGAGCCCGTAATTGTAAAAAGGCTAGAGCTGACAGAGGCAAATGAAACAAGTGATTGGGCAGATTGTTGACTAGAGCATTGCTGATAGAAATGTTATTCTTTTTTGCAAAAGAAAATAGTTCTGGGTACTTTAGCTTGGGTGTTCTAACAGATCCATCCAACCAATTTTattctcaaagtaaacaagactATCCATTTTGAACCTGCACCAGAGTCAACTCTCTATATTTTGTTGGTACCTTCAGATTGTTGGCAGTCTGAGTGAGTGTTTGGCAGTTGGTAATCCTAAGGAGATTATCTATCTCAATGCAAGTATATAACACATATCCATCTAATGAACACCATGCTGTAAATTCATTTTTTTGTACACAAACCCAATCAACCACAGATCAATGATTCACTTCCACGGTGCAATCATCACCAACGACTAATTTTGGAAAATAAATTGACACCTAAGTGAGGGGATTCGAGGGAGGCTTAGTAGAGCATCTCCACTAGTCTCCTAATAATTTGTCTCCAGTATATAGGTACTAGAGTAGTCTAATATTATTTTTGCTAATATTGGAAGAGTTGCTATAGTAGTTCTCCAATATATCTGTTCCGGTACCTATATGATGGGGCCTATAGGTGTATAGGAAAAAAGATGACTGAAAAGTGGTGGGTGAGATGAGCCACATGACATTATGGACGATGCAACTCTCCTTTTATTTGAAAGGGGAGATGAGAAACATATTAGTGGCAAAAAAAAGGAGTGAGAAAAATATTGAAGTACAAGAGActattggagcaactataaagcAATGTAACTCCAAATATGACAGTTTTATAGGATACGGTAGGTATTGGGAGTCTACTGAAGATGCTCATGAAGAACAAATAGCTTGAAACTCGAAAGAGATGGGGTAGTGAAGCATCACAAGCTGGTCGGAGCCGTTGAAGGATTGCTCGGATCGTCGGATCTTGAGGTGCGCGAGCCGATTGAAATCATTGAAGAAGCATACTTGTCACGACGCCACGCCCAGTGAACGCTGAGCCTAGGAAGAGTATTCGCAGAAGGCCCAAGAACAAGAGAGTAACCGCCCCAGAATGGGTTTGTAACATCTGTGAGCCTAAGCCCATCCGTGGGAAGTAGAAGAGTGaaggaagagaggaagagaggggaaCCAACAACTGGGTAAAAAAAGACTAAACCTAATCACGCTATCGGTCGACAGCCTGGCCGGCAGACCTCGTTTTTCCCTTTTCCGAGTTTCCCGGCGCCGCCGCAGCGAGCGACATCGACACTGGTACCAGAGCCTTCGATCCGGCGCTTCCAAGGGCTGGATCCGCCGGAGCCACACTCCCACTTCACCCGTCTTTAGCGCGCCAGGGGAGTCATGGATCCCAACGTGCGCTCGCTCTTCGACGAAGTCCTCAAGCGGATCGACGACCTCCGCACCGACTCCAACGGTCGATGGGAGCGGTGGGAGCGCTGCTTCGAGGAGGCGACATCGGAGCTCTAGGAGCGGGACGAGGCTGTGGACCGTCGCATCAAGTCACTGGAGGAGTATGCCTCAACACAGTACACCGCTGCCGTCGTCGCCGACAATTGGGGGGGGGCACTTCGACGAGCGAATCTCTAACCTCGAGCAGCGGATGGTGGATCTCGAGCTGATCCACATCCACGAGATCAACGACGAGCGTGACGATAAGGTAGCCGTCATTGAGACCTCCGTGGAGGAGCTCGTCAGTTAGCGCCCGGAGGTGGACGGCCTGATCGACGATCTTCGCTTGGAGGTGAAGAACCTCCGGTCGAGTGGAGGTCGAGCTGCAGTGGAGTTGCCTACATCGAGCACCCTGTGGCAACCAGAGTTGGTCACCGCGCGCTCATCTACCGGGACTCCGACCAACTGGCCCAGCGGGCATCGTGTCGAATCGACTACATGGGAAAGGGGCTATGGGATGGTCACAACCATAGCTCCGACCCTAGCCAATGGTATGCGCTGTTCCCCAGATCCCCCTCCTCATTCCGCTCAATATCACCGTCCCCCTCCCAATCCCAACCCTACCTTCAACATTGCGGACACCCACCTTCCTCCCCAACCACCAGATCCTTCCCCAATCCACCCCCAATCCTCCCACCTCGGCCAATTACCCAAAATGCATTTTCCCCAATTCGATGGTACT harbors:
- the LOC136539145 gene encoding protein BIG GRAIN 1-like, which produces MERWAPARERPSRRPGQPSFSSTLLDAICDSLDEQAGGQAHAAAAERAAAPTPGSAKKQQQAAQHYYYYYKPSLAASHRVARAAPSPADDCSSGRGYFSSSEVEYSLRRLRPIRTSGGVVGPASVAPAEKQQPAPPGTAARRARKPSADPASGGCRSRRPASPGARLASLLNAIFFGKRHSARQHPARADDEPACSTAPSSARPCLAKTPPSARAARARAVHSRRSRTVRFLDIEGEVAVAAAAAGCRRFPVVEVEGSDGGEESSDASSDLFELENFAALAPANGGSGYRRTCEDELPVYGTTGAGLAHDIGLVRRRPFGYVSHGRSCRG